The genomic window cgcgcgcgcgcgtgacaatcgctaagacaaaatgcaaccattttttttcaagttcattttggtcacaacacttgtgtaaaaattaactacactgtcaaagaacctctttttggtggcatcagagatagtcttcaacttgctccatgtattgtctggcatcatgtgatactgctatgttgcctgtgtcatgccagttctccttgttcctgtaatcaacatctaggatatcctcagctttcctgatcacatccatttgcacaaatttggacatcagcttcctcagcagcctcttcatctcatcaaccatcactccaattagggttttgtcagactaaatcagcaagatcaaaaacataaattacatcatttagaaaattaatcatatttgtttttaaaagtatctttgtcatggcagttttttaattgaattgtaacttagaattgaaactttatattttttgtttcagcacagtaataatgatatattgtaataaagtgtatagtatacactttagctttagcataatagcgaatctaaatgattaaacttcaagtaagtaacgatacgctttctcacttaaattcatatattgtgggggtaggaccgcagtggtttaatattccatgatgtttgatccacgaaaacacagagtaaagcagcgacttcttcctcgtcatcgttctcccatcattagctctaatgctattagcattaggctagttagctatcgctggcaggtaagacttacgtcaattacgttgacgaacgtcgtttttcccgaatactggaggccgaccagggtcagctccatctcttccttccaaaataaagacttgaaccagtctaaaagccggtttattagtgccagcatcttgggaagtcggtggtgcttcacctcttccctccctgtcagatgtTTGGTTGGGCTttttccagctctgaaggggaggcgagggcagggaagtcggagacggccaggctattcgttgttggtcactttccgaatcgggccaaatggtatcgttacaaaacggtgacaaacaaaaacgtaaaaaaaaaaattttttttttaaattgacatttttggaaaatcgggagatttggctttctaatcgagaggcgtgagcattggggtcaaaatcgggagtctcccgaccaaatcgtgaaacttaacaggtctgAAAGGGTCAGTTTGattttcaacacaaactgtATTGTTTGCACAGTCTCTTGGTCCTTATAGCCTTGGGGTTCAAAGAGAAACTTTATCatccaaataaaaataaatcatttttccCAAAACTCGAAAATTTGGTCTTTGATTTACATACTTTACACAGTGAATGTGGAATTTTTCCTAAATTAAAACAAGATTTATTACATATGTTTCATCTATTTCTATTTTTTCAATGTTGGAtaggcacacacacaaaaaaattctaaaaactattttcaatgAGGGCTCAACTTTGGAGTTGATAAACTTGTTCAGGTCAACCCATAGATGTGAGAGTAAGTACATTCCCGAAACTAATGGGAAACAGTTTCCTCTGCGTTTGCATAGAAAGAACATAAAGTAtcaatattaattttaaatgttatcattgttgtttttaaaGGATAAGACCTGTGAAGTATTTTCAGTGTGatttctttaaattttttccTAATAGATATTTTCGAGTCAAAAGCCAAGTAGGTTTCCATTCAATATTTTCGTATAAATTATTCCAATGATAGATTGCTGCAGGTATGGAAACTCTTTGAAGAAGTCCTCTCAAACAATTATTTAAGCctttagagcagacatgtccaaagtccggcccgggggccaaatgcggcccgtggtcaaatttcagccggccccagcctctgtcataaaatcaataacg from Corythoichthys intestinalis isolate RoL2023-P3 chromosome 15, ASM3026506v1, whole genome shotgun sequence includes these protein-coding regions:
- the LOC130931409 gene encoding ADP-ribosylation factor-like protein 8 encodes the protein MLALINRLLDWFKSLFWKEEMELTLVGLQYSGKTTFVNVIDSDKTLIGVMVDEMKRLLRKLMSKFVQMDVIRKAEDILDVDYRNKENWHDTGNIAVSHDARQYMEQVEDYL